The segment ACTGTGCATGATCTTCACCACACCGGGTGCTGCCAGCAGCTTCGCCAGCGGTGTCAGATCCTCGAGCGCCAGCGGATCGAGCAGAAAGCACTCATGACCGTCGCAGACCTGGAACAGCGCCGCTTGCGGATGGAAGGTACGCACACGCATGAATTCCGTATCGAGTGCGATCACGGCGCATTCCAGCCACCCGCGCGCCACGCGCTCGAGCTCCGGATCCGACTCGATGTAACGCACCGGCATGCCGTCGAAGGTCTCGATCACGCGGGAACTCATAGCGGTTTGCGCCCCTGCAGTGCGTGCAGCAAGGTGCCGCCGTCCACGTATTCGAGCTCACCGCCCAGCGGTACCCCATGCGCGATGCGCGACACGGTCACGCCCGACCCGCGCAGGCGTTCGGTGATGAAATACGCGGTAGCCTCCCCTTCCACGGTCGGATTCGTCGCGAGAATGACTTCATGAATTCCTTCGTCGTGCACACGGCGCAGCAACTGCTCCAGTCCGAGTTCCTCGGGGCCGATGCCGTCGATCGGCGACAGCCGCCCCAGCAACACGAAATAGAGTCCGCTGTAACCACCTGCCTGTTCGATGGCCAGTACATCGGCTGGCGTTTCGACGACGCACAGCGTGGCGGCATCACGGCGCATGCTGCTGCAGATCGGACACCGTGCGGTTTCGCTCAGATTGCGGCAACGTTCACAGCGACCGACGCACGCGAGCGCTCGCATCAGAACCTGCGCCAGGTGTTCGCCACCGGCACGGTCGCGCTCGAGCAGATGCAGGGTCATGCGCTGGGCAGAGCGCGGCCCCACGCCGGGCAGGCACCGGAACGCCTCCATGAGCTGGTCGATCAGCGGACCGAATCGCATCGCCTCGTATTCCCGCAGCTCAGAACGGCAACTTGAAGCCGTCGGGAAGCGTCAGCCCGCCGGCCGCACCGGCCAGCCGTTCGCGTTGCAGGGCTTCGACGCGGCGCACCGCATCGTTCACCGCGGCCGCGACCAGATCTTCGATCACTTCGCGCTCCTCGGCGAGCAGTGAGGGTTCCAGGTGCATGCGACGCACATCGTAGCGTCCGGTCATCGTGACGCGAACCAGTCCGCCACCGGACTCGCCCTGCACTTCCTGGCGAGCGATGTCCTCCTGTGCGCTGCGCATCTGCTCCTGCAACTGCTGCGCCTGCGCCATCAGTTCCTGCAACCCTTTCATCGGTGTTCACCTCCATCTGCCGCGACCGTGTACGCGGTGATCGATTCACGATGCAAACGCGCGGAGAAGTGTTCGAGCAGCAGCCGCACATTGGCGTCTGTCTCGATGACTGCCTCCGCCTCGCGCTGACGCAGCGCGGCGAGCCGCGCCGCACGCTCTGCCGGTGTTTCCGCCTCGGTCTCCGCCACCCGCAGGCTGACCGTCACCGGCTCGCCGAAGCGTGCGCCGAGCGCTGCTGCGATACGCTGGTCGAGCTGCGGCTGGTGCAGGATTTCCTGTCCGTACTGCAACACCAGTCTCAGCGTGGACCCCTCGACCGCCTCAGGCACACAGTGCCCGGCCACGGAACGCGCCATACCAGACAGCCCGCTTTCCTCGAGCACCCGGTGCCAATTCGACGCGTCGACGTCGCACAGGCGCGCAAGCGGCGCAATGACCTCGGCCGGCTGATCCGCACCAGCGCCCGCACGATCGCTGCCGGCCGGCTGATCCGCGCCGGAGGCCACATCGGCCTCCGGTTCAGGCTTTTTTCCGGGGTCGACCGCCTCCCGCACGGCCGACTGCACGCGAGCGGCCGCATCCCCCGTGCCCGGCACTGGAATCGCACGCCCATCACCCGCACGCAGCGGCCGGAAGGCGAGCATGCGCAGCAACGCCATCTCGAAGCCACTGCGCGCATCGGGTGCCTGCGGCAGGTCGCGCCGGCCAGCCAGGCCAATCTGGTAATAGAGCTGCACGTCGGCAGCACTCGCACGTTGCGCCCAGTCGGCCATCTGTTCGCGCCCGGTGTGCAGCGTGGCAAGCGTTGCCGGCACCGTCTGCACCAGTGCAATGCGGTGCAGCAGCGCAAGCAGATCGGCCAGCGCACGCTCGAAATCCGTCCCGTGCGTCGCCATCGCCGCGATCGCATCGAGCACCGCTGCAGCATCCGCGCGCAGCAGTGCATCGACCAGTGTGCGCAGCATCTCGCGATCGACGTAGCCGAGCATTTCGGTCACGGCCACCGTCTCGATCCGTCCGGCGCAGTGCGCGATTGCCTGATCGGTGAGGCTCAACGCATCGCGCATGCTGCCTTCGGCCGCCGCTGCGATCTCCCGCAACGCCTCGTCCTCGAACGCGATGCCTTCCTCGTCCAGCACGTGCGCAAGATGCCCGGCGATCTGCTCCGGAGCGAGGTTCTTCAGATGGAACTGCAGACAGCGCGACAACACGGTCGCGGGCAACCGCTGCGGATCCGTGGTTGCCAGCAGGAATTTCACGTGCGGCGGCGGTTCCTCCAGCGTCTTCAGCAGCGCGTTGAAGGAATGTGTGGACAGCATGTGCACTTCGTCGATCAGGTAGACCTTGAAGCGTCCACGTGCCGGTGCGTACTGCACGTTCTCGAGCAGGTCGCGCGTATCCTCGACCTTGGTACGCGACGCGGCATCGACTTCGAGAAGGTCGACGAAGCGCCCTTCGGCAATCTCGCGACACGCCGCGCACTCGCCACACGGTGTGGCCGATACCCCCTGCTCGCAGTTCAGGCACTTGGCAATCAGTCGTGCCAGCGTGGTCTTGCCGACACCGCGCGTTCCGGTCAGCAGGTAGGCATGGTGCAGCCGCTGGCGCTCGAGCGCGTTGACCAGTGCGCGCAGCACATGCTCCTGTCCGACCATCTGGGCGAAGGTCTGCGGGCGCCAGCGTCGCGCGAGTACCTGATATGACATGCGAACTGAACGTTTCCGGATGGCGTGGGCGAACGGGATTATAACCACCCGTTCCGGGAAGGGTGGCAGCCCCGGCCAGCGACACCCCGGCACACGCGTCGACGAGTACCGTTGCTCCCTTCCGGGCCTGGCGGGGTTCCTCATCCAGCGTTGCGAGAGCACCGACCGGGGCTGCCATTGACACGTGTTGGCCGTCCGGGCGAGCGCGGCATTATCCGCAAACACTCCCACTCCAGCAAGGTCGATGGACGCGCCTTGGCAGCCGCCGGGCACCTTCCCGGCAGATCCGCCGAATCGGCCTTGACATTTGAATTTCCGCATGGGAAGAATGCCGCGCCCCGCGTTCCGGAGCCAGCAGCCACGGGCTGCGTCCATCTCCGTTGCTGCGGCAGTGAAGTCCGCTAACCGAGGTCCCGGATGCCACCGTTGCCACGTATCGAGATCGAGTCCGACAAGCGCATTCTCAAGGACGACTACTGCAACTACGACCTGATCGCCCGCTACTGGGACGACGAATACCGTGGACGCGCCTGGAAGAACAAGCAGCGCGTGGTGGACTGCGATGGGACCGACCTCGACGAGATCATGCAGAAGCTGCGCTCGATCGTCGATGACATCCAGGCAGAAAAGCGCCGTCAGCGCGGTCGCAGGAAGCCGTCATCACGCGAGATCGCGGACGCGATCCTGGCGATCGAATCCAAACTCTCGCGCGCTCAGAAAATGATGCTCGTGATTCACGGCAAGTCGCCGGGATACCGGATCAGCGTGCGCGCAATCGCCCGCGTCGGTGACTATGCCTCGCCCGAAGCGGCCTTCGAGGATTACGCCGAAATCGCGCGTCGCATCTGCGACGAGCTGGCGTATCTGCCGGGCCAGCGGCGCAAGGATCAGTATCCCGGCATCACGCTGCTGTTCAACGAGGAAATCGTGATTGGTTCGGTAACGCCCGAGACGACGCTCACGCTGCGCCCGGAAATCGTCAAGACGCTCGAACTGCTGGCGTGGTGATCAGGCTCGACAGCACGCGGGCGGCACCCAGCGCAGCCTGACTGCACCGTTCCCTGCAGGGACCACGAAACCCTCGCATACGCAGAGATCCGCGACCGCCGCCAGCTCGCCATCGACGAACAGCAATGGCAGCCGCGCCCGCAACCAGGGTGGCACACCGTATTCCTGTGCGAGCTGCCCCAGCGTCTTGCCGGGTCGCCCCGCGGGACGGCAACGCAGCGCCGAAGAACCGAAACCGATCCGGTAGTCGTGTCCCGCACGCACACCACCACCCGTACTCGCCCGATCGAGCGTCTGCAGTTCCACCCGCCCGCACCCGGGAATCGTCACCACGTCGCCCGGCTCCAGCACCACATCCGTCTGCGGCAACTCCTCATCGGCCGCCGTCGCGTAGATGCGTTCGCGGTAGCGCCGAATCGCCACGCCCCCGAGCACCAGCACGGGCTGGGCATCGGCACGCGCAGCGATCACCTCGACGCGCAGCGTCCGCAGCGCCCGGGTGTCCAGAGTCGCCGCCGTGTGCATCGTCACCCACGCCCGCAGCAACGCATCGCCACGCGCTGCCGTGAGCCGACGCCAGCGGTCGAGCCCCAGATACGGCTGCCCGAAGCGATCCGTGCCGCTGCAGGCCGACAGATCCTCACCCGTGCGTTCGGCACAGATGTCGGCCGCCTGGGCAAGGTTGTGCGCCGCTCGTGCGATGGCGGCGGCAGCACCCGGAAAGCGCTTCAACAGCAACGGCAGCACACGCAGGCGCAGAAAATTGCGGTCGTGAACATCGCTTGCGTTGCTGGGATCGTCGATCCACGTCAGGCTTTCGGCGAGCGCATGACGCTGCAACTCCTCGCGCGGCACATCGAGCAGCGGACGACACAGGCGCGCGTGGCCACAGCCGCGTTCACGCGGCATTGCAGCCAACCCCGCCACACCCGCACCGCGCAGCAGACGCAACAGCACGGTCTCGACCTGGTCGTCCCGGTGATGTGCAAGCAGCAGCAGATCGCCGGGCAGGCAGAACGCTTCGAATTCGCGATAGCGCGCAGCGCGCAGCGCCTCCTCGGAAACCGTTGCATCCGGGTTGCGTGGCAGATCCACATGTCGCAGGAAGAAAGGAACGCCGGATTCCGCGCACACACCGGCGCAGTGCCGGCTCCAGGCATCGGCGGCGGGCTGGACGCCGTGATCGACATGCAGGGCCACCACCGGCGGCACGCGTTGCTCGATCCTGCGCAGCCGTACGCAGAGATCGAGCAGCACGCTGGAATCGAGTCCGCCGCTGTACGCCACCACCCAGCGCCGCGCTGCCGGATGTTCGTTCAGCAACGACAGGAGCGTGGCGGGCTCCATCATGCCGCTGCGCGTTCAGCGGCTACCGTAGGACATCAGACGCCGGAATCGTGTCTCCAGGAGCTCATCGAGCGGAATCCCGCGCAGGCGCCCCACCTCGGCAACGAGATGCTCGCGCACGCGCTGGGCCATCGTGTCGACGTCGCGATGCGCGCCGCCGAGCGGCTCGGGGATCGTGGCGTCGACGATGCCAAGCTCCTGCAGCACGCCCGAGGTCAGGCCCATCGCCTCTGCCGCCTCCGGTGCCTTCTCCGAAGTCTTCCAGATGATGTTTGCACAGCCTTCTGGCGAGATCACGAAATAGGTCGAGTACTGCAGCATCACGAGATGATCGCCGACACCGATCCCGAGTGCACCGCCCGAGCTGCCCTCGCCGACCACGACGCAGACGATCGGCGTACGCAGTCGCGACATCACCGCCAGATTCTGCGCGATCGCCTCGCTGATGCCGCGCTCTTCCGAATCGATTCCCGGATACGCACCGGGAGTATCGATCAACGTGATCACCGGCAGGCCGAAACGTTCGGCGAGTTCCATCAGCCGCAGCGCCTTGCGATAGCCCTCCGGCTTCGGCATGCCGAAGTTGCGTCGAACCTTGTCGTTCACGCTGCGGCCCTTCTCCTGGCCGATCACCATCACCGGCATCTCGTCAAGGCGTGCCAGACCGGCAACGATCGCGTTGTCGTCGGCGAACTTGCGATCACCGTGCAATTCGTCGAAATCCGTGAACACACGCTCGATATAGTCGAGCGTATACGGACGGCGCGGATGACGTGCGACCTTCACGACCTGCCACGGCGTCAGGTCCGCGTAGATCTTCTCGGTGAGTCGGTCGCTCTTCAGGCGAAGCTTTTCGATTTCATCTCCGATATTGATCTGGTTGTCGTTGCCGACCA is part of the Pseudomonadales bacterium genome and harbors:
- the recR gene encoding recombination protein RecR encodes the protein MRFGPLIDQLMEAFRCLPGVGPRSAQRMTLHLLERDRAGGEHLAQVLMRALACVGRCERCRNLSETARCPICSSMRRDAATLCVVETPADVLAIEQAGGYSGLYFVLLGRLSPIDGIGPEELGLEQLLRRVHDEGIHEVILATNPTVEGEATAYFITERLRGSGVTVSRIAHGVPLGGELEYVDGGTLLHALQGRKPL
- a CDS encoding YbaB/EbfC family nucleoid-associated protein, producing MKGLQELMAQAQQLQEQMRSAQEDIARQEVQGESGGGLVRVTMTGRYDVRRMHLEPSLLAEEREVIEDLVAAAVNDAVRRVEALQRERLAGAAGGLTLPDGFKLPF
- the dnaX gene encoding DNA polymerase III subunit gamma/tau, producing the protein MSYQVLARRWRPQTFAQMVGQEHVLRALVNALERQRLHHAYLLTGTRGVGKTTLARLIAKCLNCEQGVSATPCGECAACREIAEGRFVDLLEVDAASRTKVEDTRDLLENVQYAPARGRFKVYLIDEVHMLSTHSFNALLKTLEEPPPHVKFLLATTDPQRLPATVLSRCLQFHLKNLAPEQIAGHLAHVLDEEGIAFEDEALREIAAAAEGSMRDALSLTDQAIAHCAGRIETVAVTEMLGYVDREMLRTLVDALLRADAAAVLDAIAAMATHGTDFERALADLLALLHRIALVQTVPATLATLHTGREQMADWAQRASAADVQLYYQIGLAGRRDLPQAPDARSGFEMALLRMLAFRPLRAGDGRAIPVPGTGDAAARVQSAVREAVDPGKKPEPEADVASGADQPAGSDRAGAGADQPAEVIAPLARLCDVDASNWHRVLEESGLSGMARSVAGHCVPEAVEGSTLRLVLQYGQEILHQPQLDQRIAAALGARFGEPVTVSLRVAETEAETPAERAARLAALRQREAEAVIETDANVRLLLEHFSARLHRESITAYTVAADGGEHR
- the tilS gene encoding tRNA lysidine(34) synthetase TilS; translated protein: MEPATLLSLLNEHPAARRWVVAYSGGLDSSVLLDLCVRLRRIEQRVPPVVALHVDHGVQPAADAWSRHCAGVCAESGVPFFLRHVDLPRNPDATVSEEALRAARYREFEAFCLPGDLLLLAHHRDDQVETVLLRLLRGAGVAGLAAMPRERGCGHARLCRPLLDVPREELQRHALAESLTWIDDPSNASDVHDRNFLRLRVLPLLLKRFPGAAAAIARAAHNLAQAADICAERTGEDLSACSGTDRFGQPYLGLDRWRRLTAARGDALLRAWVTMHTAATLDTRALRTLRVEVIAARADAQPVLVLGGVAIRRYRERIYATAADEELPQTDVVLEPGDVVTIPGCGRVELQTLDRASTGGGVRAGHDYRIGFGSSALRCRPAGRPGKTLGQLAQEYGVPPWLRARLPLLFVDGELAAVADLCVCEGFVVPAGNGAVRLRWVPPACCRA
- a CDS encoding acetyl-CoA carboxylase carboxyltransferase subunit alpha, producing MNPNYLDFEQPIAELEAKIEELRLVGNDNQINIGDEIEKLRLKSDRLTEKIYADLTPWQVVKVARHPRRPYTLDYIERVFTDFDELHGDRKFADDNAIVAGLARLDEMPVMVIGQEKGRSVNDKVRRNFGMPKPEGYRKALRLMELAERFGLPVITLIDTPGAYPGIDSEERGISEAIAQNLAVMSRLRTPIVCVVVGEGSSGGALGIGVGDHLVMLQYSTYFVISPEGCANIIWKTSEKAPEAAEAMGLTSGVLQELGIVDATIPEPLGGAHRDVDTMAQRVREHLVAEVGRLRGIPLDELLETRFRRLMSYGSR